The Opitutus sp. ER46 genome contains a region encoding:
- a CDS encoding response regulator codes for MKPLSILVVDDLDATRDVVIRCLESRGHHVTAAAGGLQAMKLLESRVFDLVITDVVMPDADGVQVIMAARKAKKGTHVIVMSGGGDFFTAEQLLAMGGTLGAEAQLPKPFTVRQLIDTVQRVTGCGQEQAPPSFV; via the coding sequence ATGAAGCCACTTTCCATTCTCGTCGTAGATGATCTCGATGCCACGCGTGACGTGGTGATCCGGTGTCTGGAGTCCCGAGGCCACCACGTGACGGCCGCGGCGGGAGGGCTGCAGGCCATGAAGCTCCTGGAATCGCGGGTCTTTGACCTGGTGATCACGGACGTGGTGATGCCGGATGCGGACGGCGTGCAGGTGATCATGGCGGCGCGGAAGGCGAAGAAAGGGACGCACGTGATCGTGATGTCGGGCGGAGGAGACTTTTTCACGGCCGAGCAATTGCTGGCCATGGGCGGAACGCTGGGGGCGGAGGCGCAACTGCCGAAGCCCTTCACGGTGCGCCAGCTGATCGACACGGTGCAGCGGGTGACGGGATGTGGACAAGAGCAAGCACCGCCATCTTTTGTATAA
- a CDS encoding TonB-dependent receptor plug domain-containing protein, with protein MKPQHLVSSRTLLWLPLATLAIANPLLRAQSVTTEPVAAGSAARKEDVIELSPFQVTETRDRGYQATTAVSGTRLNTNLSDLAASLSVVTKQQIEDTASTDINDIFKYELSTEGTSQWTNFTVDRGVVTDKVASDPAGSTRMRGLTSANIALNGFGVSLPLDTYDVESIEISRGPNSTVFGLGNTGGGINIIKGHANTTRDVTSFATRGDSYDGYRGNFDINRVLIRNKLAVRIYGLYEDKGYVRKPSDDITRRLEAAMTYRPFRNTSIYASFESYRNTNNRPNSITPRDMVSDWVNSGKPTWDPVNQTVHLANGTAITGVTTAKESTMLPYGLAVSDSSFQGTPNNYINPDGSIGMLEIARMPGSTGTGPANTAGTARLLYSGNYYLRNSSAYPLYQPLGVSDKSIYDWTSVNLQAPNFQRVSGETSQGQIEQVILNTARNSLAAQAAWLYERISTYDRRFLGTGGSALAPYIDVNETRLDGTRNPYFLRTYLMGYSPSTTLSRNNTESYRATLAYQLDLSHERSWLRWLGKNRFTGFAEYRGNQGGSLGYQDAAVSTSAWMGTVTSRNANAYKTYARYYVGDANGQNVDSAPAANLAAPYSLPLRYYNAVTGQWVTESTTYDLYYRANRPTKRILGTSGGVWQGYFFQDRIIPLVGYRRDSNRTREADTAISPTAATDGYYDMTPLYRYTANNWVMRKGQTHNEGVVVKPFRWLDLSYNQSNSFSPGSTTYDVWGQPLPDPKGKSKDYGFSLHLFDDKLTITAKQYETVDIGRATSELNTIVQRAMRMDRRSSSGDPGLTDWYITQLRTLHADWTDAQLEAQSLKDTGADYAFLRSHINSGHGDASDSYSRGKEIEITYNPTRYWRMKLTGSKETPINGQMSPAVQDYINSRWATWTTIKDPVSGELWWTTAWSNGTIPRDFYTNNVNANLKLAIALQGKRRTQTREYHLSYLTSFSLAAISENRWIKPIDIGGSVRWEDKASIGYLAGAADSDGIVRQYDPNKPVWQSGNTYCDLWTKYRLNFFRGKVRCTLQLNVNNVFENGRLQAVAINPDGTPWAYRIIDPRQFILSAKFDL; from the coding sequence ATGAAACCTCAACATCTCGTGTCATCGCGCACCTTGCTGTGGCTACCGCTCGCCACACTGGCAATCGCGAATCCGCTTCTGCGCGCCCAGTCCGTAACGACCGAACCAGTCGCGGCAGGCAGTGCTGCCCGGAAGGAAGACGTCATCGAGCTTTCTCCCTTCCAAGTCACCGAGACACGTGACCGCGGCTATCAAGCCACCACGGCAGTGTCCGGCACGCGCCTGAACACTAATCTGTCCGATCTTGCGGCATCGCTCTCCGTCGTGACGAAGCAGCAGATCGAGGACACGGCTTCGACCGACATCAACGACATCTTCAAATACGAACTCAGTACAGAAGGCACCTCACAGTGGACAAACTTCACCGTCGACCGCGGTGTTGTCACGGACAAGGTCGCATCCGACCCCGCCGGGTCGACGCGCATGCGTGGCCTCACCTCGGCCAATATCGCGCTGAACGGGTTTGGAGTGAGTCTGCCGCTCGATACTTATGACGTCGAGTCGATCGAGATTTCCCGCGGTCCTAATTCGACTGTATTCGGCCTCGGCAACACCGGCGGTGGTATCAACATCATCAAAGGCCACGCGAACACGACGCGCGATGTTACTTCCTTCGCTACGCGTGGAGATAGTTACGACGGCTATCGCGGCAATTTTGACATCAATCGAGTTCTCATTCGCAACAAACTCGCAGTCCGCATCTATGGGCTGTACGAGGATAAGGGTTACGTCCGCAAGCCATCGGATGATATCACCCGTCGTCTGGAGGCCGCAATGACGTATCGCCCATTCCGCAATACATCCATATACGCAAGCTTCGAGTCGTACCGGAATACCAATAATCGGCCGAACTCAATCACCCCGCGTGACATGGTCTCTGACTGGGTAAACAGCGGCAAACCGACTTGGGATCCCGTCAATCAGACGGTCCACCTCGCCAATGGAACGGCGATCACTGGGGTGACAACCGCGAAGGAATCCACCATGCTGCCGTATGGCTTGGCCGTCAGCGACTCTAGTTTCCAAGGCACGCCAAACAACTATATTAATCCGGACGGCTCCATCGGCATGCTGGAAATCGCCCGCATGCCCGGCAGTACCGGAACGGGTCCAGCGAATACCGCCGGGACCGCGCGCTTGCTGTACAGCGGCAATTACTACCTCAGAAACTCCTCCGCTTACCCGCTTTACCAACCGCTCGGCGTTAGCGACAAGAGCATCTACGACTGGACATCGGTAAATCTCCAGGCACCCAATTTTCAACGAGTAAGCGGCGAAACGTCACAGGGCCAGATCGAGCAGGTCATCCTGAATACGGCGCGCAACTCGCTCGCGGCACAGGCAGCCTGGTTGTACGAACGCATCTCGACCTATGATCGCCGCTTTCTTGGCACAGGTGGCTCGGCCCTGGCGCCCTACATCGATGTCAACGAGACACGGCTCGATGGCACGCGTAATCCCTATTTCCTGCGCACTTACTTGATGGGCTATTCACCAAGTACGACTTTGAGTCGCAACAATACGGAGAGCTATCGTGCGACGCTCGCTTATCAGCTCGACCTGAGCCATGAAAGGAGTTGGCTGCGGTGGCTCGGAAAGAACCGCTTCACCGGCTTCGCCGAATATCGCGGTAACCAAGGCGGCAGTCTTGGTTATCAAGACGCGGCTGTCTCGACCAGTGCGTGGATGGGCACCGTGACCAGCCGCAATGCGAACGCGTACAAGACGTATGCTCGCTATTATGTCGGTGACGCCAACGGCCAGAATGTCGACAGCGCTCCCGCCGCCAACCTGGCCGCCCCATACTCCCTGCCGCTTCGTTATTATAATGCCGTTACCGGCCAGTGGGTAACAGAATCCACGACATACGATTTGTATTACCGCGCCAATCGTCCGACCAAACGCATACTCGGTACGTCTGGCGGCGTGTGGCAGGGATATTTCTTTCAGGACCGGATCATTCCCCTCGTAGGATACCGGCGTGATTCCAACCGCACTCGCGAGGCGGACACAGCGATTAGTCCCACCGCCGCGACCGATGGCTATTACGACATGACCCCATTGTACCGCTATACGGCGAACAATTGGGTGATGCGCAAAGGCCAAACCCACAACGAGGGTGTCGTCGTGAAGCCGTTCCGCTGGCTCGATCTCAGCTATAATCAATCGAATAGCTTCAGTCCCGGGTCGACCACCTACGACGTGTGGGGGCAGCCACTGCCCGATCCGAAGGGTAAGTCGAAGGACTATGGTTTCTCGCTGCATCTTTTCGACGACAAGCTCACGATCACGGCAAAACAGTACGAGACCGTCGACATCGGCCGTGCGACCAGTGAGCTGAATACCATCGTCCAACGCGCAATGCGTATGGATCGGCGGAGCTCTTCCGGCGATCCCGGCCTGACCGATTGGTATATTACCCAACTACGAACCCTGCATGCGGACTGGACTGACGCTCAGTTGGAGGCGCAATCGCTTAAGGACACGGGGGCCGATTACGCCTTTCTCCGCAGCCATATCAATAGTGGCCACGGCGATGCGAGCGACTCATACTCGCGCGGCAAAGAAATCGAGATAACCTACAATCCCACGCGTTACTGGCGCATGAAGCTGACAGGCTCAAAAGAAACGCCCATTAACGGCCAGATGTCGCCCGCCGTCCAGGACTACATCAATAGCCGCTGGGCTACCTGGACGACCATCAAAGATCCCGTCAGCGGCGAACTTTGGTGGACGACTGCGTGGTCGAACGGCACGATACCGCGCGATTTTTATACGAATAATGTCAATGCGAACCTCAAACTCGCGATCGCCCTTCAAGGTAAACGCCGCACGCAAACGCGTGAGTACCACCTCTCCTATCTGACGAGCTTCAGCTTGGCCGCGATTTCGGAAAACCGCTGGATCAAACCCATCGATATTGGTGGCTCGGTCCGCTGGGAAGACAAAGCCTCCATCGGCTATCTCGCCGGGGCGGCGGACTCCGACGGGATTGTTCGCCAGTACGATCCAAACAAGCCGGTGTGGCAGAGCGGCAATACCTACTGTGACCTCTGGACGAAATACCGCCTGAACTTCTTCCGCGGCAAGGTCCGTTGCACGCTGCAGTTGAACGTGAACAACGTCTTCGAAAACGGTCGCCTCCAGGCCGTTGCCATCAACCCTGACGGCACTCCATGGGCCTACCGCATCATCGACCCACGTCAGTTTATTCTCAGCGCGAAGTTCGATCTTTGA
- a CDS encoding tetratricopeptide repeat protein, translating to MPEAAKPSLAATPWRQSDSTAGGTRRRQLAWAIGGIVLVAVMAYANSFHGEFVYDDKASILYNASIRHFADVFSPPGDAATVSGRPILNFTFAVDYAIGGIDVRGYHVTNLVIHVLAALTLFGLVRRTLGWLPANAAPRLLALPTATAVAALWVVHPLQTEAVTYIVQRAESLMTLFYFGTLYAFLRSVDSPRRRAWQAVAIASCTLGMATKENMVSAPLLVLLLDRAFVAGSLGAAWWARRGFYLALAATWGVALLLLVSTGGNRNGSAGFDVGTGFFAYGATQFPALVRYAALAFWPYPLVFDYGVFFVRDVTSIVAPILGVTAFLVVTAWALLRRPRIGTPLAAALAVLMPTSLVPGTTQMIVEHRMYLPLAALLALGVPAALALHRRTTFIAAAIAVGALALLTAARNRDYRTELSLWTDTVAKRPGSAAAHGGLGAALKEAGRNKEAVLAYRRALALNPNHVPSLSNLGLSFTEDGKPAEGIPYLERAARLNPRNAQVHINLGVTLDLLGRSQEALPHYALAVALNPMLAAAHDDYGDALARAGRLEEGMKELRVALALDPTCQASFNLAAALMRAGRHEEALAMFASGAALRPNDPGPHLSWANFLASHDHVTEALSEYEVVLRLRPDHADAHYGYATALAKLSRYRDAIPHYQAALRARPAYAEAYNNLGNTYLALNELPSAVTQYEEGLKLRPDNANAHYNLGLALARSGRIRDAKEHFAAAVRLAPDFADARDKLNRARAQLGDP from the coding sequence ATGCCCGAAGCAGCCAAACCCTCGCTCGCTGCAACCCCGTGGCGCCAATCCGATTCCACCGCCGGCGGTACGCGTCGGCGGCAACTGGCATGGGCGATCGGCGGCATCGTTCTCGTCGCGGTCATGGCCTACGCGAACAGCTTCCACGGCGAGTTCGTGTACGATGATAAGGCGTCAATCCTCTACAATGCGTCGATTCGTCACTTTGCCGACGTGTTCTCACCGCCCGGCGATGCCGCGACAGTGAGCGGCCGCCCGATCCTCAATTTCACGTTCGCAGTGGACTACGCCATCGGGGGAATCGACGTACGCGGATACCACGTCACGAATCTTGTCATCCATGTTCTCGCGGCATTGACGCTGTTCGGGCTGGTACGGCGCACGTTGGGCTGGCTGCCTGCGAACGCGGCGCCGCGCCTTCTCGCCCTCCCGACGGCGACGGCGGTGGCCGCACTCTGGGTAGTGCATCCGCTTCAAACAGAAGCCGTGACCTACATTGTGCAACGGGCGGAGTCGCTGATGACGCTTTTCTATTTCGGAACGTTATACGCCTTCTTGCGCAGCGTCGATTCGCCGCGTCGGCGGGCGTGGCAGGCGGTCGCCATCGCCTCGTGCACACTCGGGATGGCCACAAAGGAGAACATGGTATCCGCGCCCTTGCTCGTTCTGCTGCTCGATCGGGCATTCGTCGCGGGCTCCCTGGGCGCAGCCTGGTGGGCGCGGCGGGGCTTCTATCTTGCGCTGGCTGCGACTTGGGGCGTCGCGCTCCTCCTGCTGGTCAGTACGGGCGGCAATCGCAACGGCTCGGCAGGATTCGACGTGGGCACCGGCTTCTTTGCCTATGGGGCGACGCAGTTTCCGGCATTGGTGCGTTATGCGGCGCTCGCGTTCTGGCCGTACCCGCTCGTGTTCGACTACGGCGTGTTCTTCGTGCGCGACGTAACCAGTATCGTGGCGCCAATTCTGGGCGTGACAGCGTTCCTCGTGGTGACCGCTTGGGCGCTGCTGCGGCGTCCGCGGATCGGGACGCCATTAGCGGCCGCGCTGGCCGTGCTCATGCCGACCTCGCTCGTTCCCGGGACCACGCAGATGATCGTCGAGCACCGGATGTACCTGCCGCTGGCTGCGCTGCTGGCATTGGGGGTGCCGGCGGCCCTGGCGCTCCATCGGCGGACAACCTTCATCGCGGCAGCGATCGCCGTAGGCGCGCTCGCGCTGCTCACCGCCGCACGGAACCGCGACTACCGTACCGAACTCTCGCTGTGGACTGACACCGTCGCCAAGCGGCCGGGCAGCGCCGCCGCTCATGGCGGCCTGGGCGCAGCGCTCAAGGAAGCGGGGCGCAACAAGGAAGCGGTATTGGCGTACAGACGGGCGCTGGCGCTGAATCCAAACCACGTGCCGTCGCTCTCCAATCTCGGCCTTTCGTTTACGGAAGACGGCAAACCCGCCGAGGGAATTCCCTATCTCGAGCGCGCTGCCCGGCTCAATCCGCGCAATGCGCAAGTGCACATTAACCTCGGGGTCACGCTGGATCTCCTCGGCCGTTCCCAGGAAGCGCTGCCCCACTATGCGCTGGCCGTGGCGCTGAATCCGATGCTGGCGGCAGCGCACGACGACTACGGCGATGCACTCGCGCGGGCGGGGCGGCTCGAGGAAGGGATGAAGGAACTGCGCGTGGCGCTAGCGCTCGATCCGACCTGCCAAGCGTCGTTCAACCTCGCTGCGGCGCTGATGCGCGCTGGACGGCACGAGGAGGCATTGGCAATGTTCGCGAGCGGAGCGGCACTCCGGCCGAACGACCCCGGCCCACACCTGAGCTGGGCGAATTTTCTCGCCAGTCACGATCACGTCACTGAGGCGCTGTCCGAATACGAAGTCGTCCTCCGGTTGCGGCCCGATCACGCCGACGCGCACTACGGGTATGCGACGGCGCTCGCCAAGCTCAGCCGCTACCGCGATGCCATCCCGCACTATCAGGCGGCGCTGCGCGCGCGGCCGGCTTACGCCGAAGCGTACAACAACTTGGGCAACACCTACCTGGCGCTCAACGAGCTTCCCTCTGCGGTCACGCAATACGAAGAGGGCTTGAAGTTGCGGCCCGACAACGCGAACGCGCACTACAACCTCGGACTAGCTTTGGCACGCAGCGGGCGCATACGAGACGCGAAAGAGCACTTCGCAGCGGCCGTACGGCTGGCCCCGGATTTCGCGGATGCCCGCGACAAACTCAACCGCGCGCGGGCCCAACTCGGCGATCCCTGA
- a CDS encoding LacI family DNA-binding transcriptional regulator codes for MSNEPRPTIRSLARQLNLSRTSVSEALRNHPRVNAETRQRVQAAASAAGYRVNPLASSILSELRRTRLTAFHGVLAVVSLEEPSRPRFPGPYWRDLLKGASDRAQGLGFILERFLVGEQGVSVHRLDTILQSRGIRGVLIMPAWGRPDFSHLNWANYTGVYTDYLIDAPALHSVCPDHPRAMSTAMGQLAELGYKRPGLVLQAQESLRLQHRWAGAFLAAVQLRDEFESVPPLVVPEITADGFKRWFKRTRPDVVLGHRAEIVEWMRECGADVPRTHGFCCLNVSINSIPCAGIDQQPYHIGVRGIETVVSQLHRNEYGIPDVPCNLTVPARWVNGPTLPKRVDARRVKKEAAAR; via the coding sequence ATGAGCAACGAACCCAGACCGACCATCCGCAGTCTCGCCCGGCAGTTGAATCTCTCCCGGACGTCGGTCTCCGAGGCGCTGCGCAACCATCCGCGGGTGAATGCGGAGACGCGGCAGCGGGTGCAGGCGGCGGCGAGCGCGGCGGGCTACCGGGTCAACCCGCTGGCGAGCTCGATCCTGAGTGAGCTGCGCCGCACCCGGCTGACCGCATTTCACGGCGTGCTGGCGGTGGTGAGCCTGGAGGAGCCGTCACGGCCGCGGTTTCCGGGGCCGTACTGGCGAGACTTGTTGAAGGGCGCGAGCGACCGCGCGCAGGGGCTGGGGTTCATCCTGGAGCGGTTCCTCGTCGGCGAGCAGGGCGTGTCGGTGCACCGCTTGGATACGATCCTGCAATCCCGCGGCATTCGCGGCGTGCTGATCATGCCGGCCTGGGGCCGCCCCGACTTCAGCCATCTGAATTGGGCCAACTACACCGGAGTATACACGGACTACCTGATCGATGCGCCGGCCCTGCACTCGGTTTGCCCCGACCATCCGCGCGCGATGAGCACGGCGATGGGGCAACTGGCGGAGCTCGGCTATAAGCGGCCCGGGCTGGTGCTTCAGGCCCAGGAGAGCCTGCGTCTGCAGCATCGATGGGCGGGGGCATTTCTGGCGGCGGTGCAACTGCGCGACGAGTTTGAGTCGGTGCCGCCGCTGGTCGTCCCGGAGATCACGGCCGACGGTTTCAAGCGCTGGTTCAAGCGGACCCGGCCGGATGTCGTCCTCGGGCACCGGGCGGAGATCGTGGAGTGGATGAGGGAGTGCGGAGCGGACGTGCCGCGCACGCACGGGTTCTGTTGCCTCAACGTGAGCATCAACTCCATCCCCTGCGCCGGCATCGACCAGCAGCCTTACCACATCGGCGTACGCGGCATTGAAACCGTGGTCAGCCAGCTCCATCGGAACGAGTACGGCATCCCGGATGTGCCGTGCAACCTGACGGTGCCCGCGCGCTGGGTGAACGGACCGACGCTGCCGAAGCGTGTCGACGCCCGCCGGGTGAAAAAAGAAGCCGCGGCCAGGTAG
- a CDS encoding ERCC4 domain-containing protein, which translates to MSEHDGKVRVVADDRERRSGVLEELEVRDDVELRVERLRVGDYLVAGSHIVERKTLGDFAISVVDGRWFRQVAALSALRSHGEPVDCAEDMGVGCQPVVILEGTAATMGQTGVRREALQGALITGTVLFGVPVLRSQDAAETGRLLVQLGRQAMRCASGVFERHGYRPKGRRARQLFVLQGLPGVGVERAEKLLDAFGSVQRVAAATAEELAAVPGMGKATAARMRWILE; encoded by the coding sequence ATGAGCGAACATGACGGGAAGGTGCGGGTGGTGGCGGATGATCGGGAGAGGAGAAGCGGAGTATTGGAGGAGCTGGAAGTCCGGGACGATGTGGAGCTGCGCGTTGAGCGGTTGCGGGTGGGCGACTATCTCGTGGCGGGAAGCCATATCGTAGAGCGAAAAACGCTCGGTGATTTCGCGATCTCAGTGGTGGACGGCCGCTGGTTCCGGCAGGTGGCGGCATTGTCGGCGCTCAGATCGCATGGCGAACCGGTTGATTGTGCCGAGGACATGGGCGTGGGCTGCCAACCGGTGGTGATTCTGGAGGGAACGGCGGCGACGATGGGGCAGACAGGCGTCCGGCGTGAGGCCCTGCAGGGGGCGCTGATCACAGGCACGGTGCTGTTCGGGGTTCCCGTGCTGCGATCGCAAGACGCCGCTGAGACCGGGCGCCTGCTGGTGCAATTGGGGCGCCAGGCGATGCGGTGTGCGAGCGGGGTCTTCGAGCGGCACGGCTACCGGCCGAAGGGTCGCCGGGCGCGGCAACTGTTCGTTCTCCAGGGTTTGCCCGGCGTGGGCGTGGAAAGGGCGGAGAAGCTGCTCGATGCGTTTGGGTCGGTGCAGCGGGTGGCGGCGGCGACGGCGGAGGAACTGGCCGCGGTGCCGGGCATGGGCAAAGCGACCGCGGCGCGCATGCGGTGGATATTGGAGTAG
- a CDS encoding Ldh family oxidoreductase, which yields MSETFYVVPEAQHNALVEAAYKKRGYSGQEAAAAARFCAEATRHGIRTHNAIKALHLDHLFGSGAGGCKPKAKIEKVKTRFRGAQVWNANRKLGQATGYAAIETAIKLADRYGVGMVSVDNAFHYLWGGGYVMEAARRGYIAYTNCTAALSEVVPFGGKYPTLGTNPHSWGFPTAAAIGYPIVIDWATSVVAMGRVQQLAREGKQLPPNAAVDENGTPTTDPTKAKYLLPFGGHKGYGLSLMNELIAGFIGGSLPTLRNRWDKVGDDKGTCCFFFQVWHPDAMNAGAFAKGRNQSENVKAVIGDILGHGNDACMLPGQPEAQAAARSASNGGLLFSEAEINAFNEVAAEIRQPKWEIPTLKVAV from the coding sequence ATGTCCGAAACCTTCTACGTCGTCCCTGAAGCGCAGCACAACGCGCTCGTTGAAGCCGCGTACAAGAAGCGTGGTTACTCCGGCCAGGAGGCCGCCGCTGCCGCTCGTTTCTGTGCCGAAGCCACCCGCCATGGCATCCGCACCCACAACGCGATCAAGGCACTCCACCTCGATCACCTGTTCGGCTCCGGCGCCGGCGGCTGCAAGCCCAAGGCCAAGATCGAAAAGGTGAAGACCCGCTTCCGCGGCGCCCAGGTCTGGAACGCCAACCGGAAACTCGGGCAGGCCACCGGCTACGCCGCGATCGAGACCGCCATCAAGCTGGCCGACCGCTACGGCGTCGGCATGGTCTCCGTCGACAACGCCTTCCATTACCTCTGGGGTGGCGGCTACGTGATGGAGGCCGCCCGCCGCGGCTACATCGCCTACACCAACTGCACCGCCGCGCTCTCCGAGGTCGTGCCATTCGGCGGCAAGTACCCGACGCTCGGCACCAACCCGCACTCGTGGGGCTTCCCGACCGCCGCCGCGATCGGCTACCCGATCGTGATCGATTGGGCCACGTCCGTCGTCGCCATGGGTCGCGTCCAGCAGCTCGCCCGTGAAGGCAAGCAGTTGCCCCCGAACGCCGCCGTCGACGAAAACGGCACGCCCACGACCGATCCGACCAAGGCGAAATACCTCCTGCCCTTCGGCGGCCACAAGGGCTACGGGCTCTCGCTCATGAACGAGCTCATCGCCGGCTTCATCGGCGGCTCGCTCCCGACGCTCCGCAACCGCTGGGACAAGGTCGGGGATGACAAGGGCACGTGCTGCTTCTTCTTCCAAGTGTGGCATCCGGACGCGATGAACGCCGGCGCCTTCGCCAAGGGCCGCAACCAGTCCGAGAACGTGAAAGCCGTCATCGGCGACATCCTCGGTCACGGCAACGACGCCTGCATGCTCCCCGGCCAGCCGGAAGCCCAGGCCGCCGCCCGCAGCGCGAGCAACGGCGGTCTCCTCTTCTCCGAAGCCGAGATCAACGCCTTCAACGAAGTCGCCGCCGAGATCCGCCAGCCCAAATGGGAGATCCCGACCCTCAAGGTCGCGGTCTGA
- a CDS encoding phosphoglycerate dehydrogenase: MTKILLTTTSFQDTPGEHHKLLAETGWEVITARGPLNEADTLALVGDVDGYICGDDMITRQVLEKARPKLKVLSKYGIGVDKIDVKSCTEFGLPLLFTPGVNHTTVAEHTFLLLLALEKNLLFHTDSTRANTWKRKTGHELLDKTIGIIGLGRIGKEVAIRANAFGMRPIGFDVYWDEKFAAAHNVQRAASLDEIYAKSDYISLHTNLTPETRDMISAKSIAKMKKGVLILNCARGEIVHTSDMVEALKSGQVGGYGCDVLDQEPPAPNHPLLKLPNVVCTPHIGSRTHESVQRQAVAAVTNLIRAMRGEKPLAQVNPEVPVKKVV; the protein is encoded by the coding sequence ATGACAAAAATCCTCCTCACCACGACCTCTTTCCAGGATACCCCGGGCGAGCACCATAAGTTGCTGGCCGAGACCGGCTGGGAAGTCATCACCGCCCGCGGCCCGCTGAACGAGGCCGACACGCTGGCGCTCGTTGGCGACGTCGACGGCTACATCTGCGGCGACGACATGATCACGCGCCAGGTCCTCGAGAAGGCCCGCCCCAAGCTCAAGGTGCTGTCGAAGTACGGCATCGGCGTGGACAAGATCGACGTGAAGTCCTGCACCGAGTTCGGCCTGCCCCTGCTCTTCACGCCGGGCGTCAACCACACCACCGTCGCCGAGCACACCTTCCTCCTCCTGCTCGCCCTTGAGAAGAACCTCCTCTTCCACACCGACTCGACCCGCGCCAACACGTGGAAGCGCAAGACGGGCCACGAGTTGCTCGACAAGACGATCGGCATCATCGGGCTCGGCCGCATCGGCAAGGAAGTCGCCATCCGCGCCAACGCCTTCGGCATGCGCCCGATCGGCTTCGACGTCTATTGGGACGAGAAGTTCGCCGCCGCGCACAACGTCCAGCGCGCCGCTTCGCTCGATGAGATCTACGCGAAGTCGGATTACATTTCGCTGCACACCAATCTGACGCCGGAGACGCGCGACATGATCAGCGCGAAGTCGATTGCGAAGATGAAGAAGGGCGTGCTGATCCTGAACTGCGCCCGCGGCGAGATCGTGCACACCTCCGATATGGTCGAGGCGCTTAAGTCCGGGCAGGTCGGCGGCTACGGCTGCGACGTGCTCGATCAGGAACCGCCCGCGCCGAACCACCCGCTCCTGAAGCTCCCGAACGTCGTCTGCACGCCGCACATCGGCTCGCGCACGCACGAGAGCGTCCAGCGCCAAGCCGTCGCCGCGGTCACCAACCTCATCCGCGCCATGCGCGGCGAGAAGCCCCTCGCCCAGGTCAACCCCGAGGTTCCCGTCAAGAAGGTCGTCTGA